In Sebaldella termitidis ATCC 33386, one DNA window encodes the following:
- a CDS encoding DeoR/GlpR family DNA-binding transcription regulator, with protein MSAKDRINTIKQMVSNEKKVTVSNLSEVFRVTEETIRRDLEKLEIEGILTRTYGGAILNENSQMEGVPFYKRANTMLVEKRKIALKVLPLLENKTTMSGDSSSTVMELLKLLKNRKDLTILTNSTEAFNELSKADVYVVSTGGEFNKSSLSLQGRLTKEIIKKYLVDVVVMSCKGLDMENGALDSNENEAEIKKAMLEQASEVILLADHSKFDKKAFVQLADLECIDYLVTDQKPSEEWVKFCEKNSIELIY; from the coding sequence ATGTCGGCAAAAGACAGAATTAATACAATCAAACAAATGGTATCAAATGAAAAAAAAGTCACAGTGTCAAATCTAAGCGAAGTTTTTAGAGTAACTGAAGAAACAATACGCCGTGATTTGGAAAAGTTAGAAATAGAGGGAATTTTGACCAGAACATACGGAGGGGCAATACTAAATGAAAACAGCCAGATGGAAGGTGTTCCTTTTTATAAAAGGGCTAATACCATGCTTGTTGAAAAGCGAAAAATCGCATTAAAAGTACTGCCTCTCCTTGAAAATAAAACTACAATGTCAGGTGATTCAAGTTCGACAGTAATGGAACTTTTGAAATTACTGAAAAACAGAAAGGATCTGACAATTCTTACTAATTCTACCGAGGCCTTTAATGAGCTTTCCAAAGCGGATGTTTATGTAGTCTCGACAGGAGGAGAGTTTAATAAAAGCTCGCTCTCTTTACAGGGAAGACTTACAAAAGAAATAATAAAAAAATATCTGGTAGACGTGGTGGTTATGAGCTGTAAAGGTCTGGACATGGAAAACGGCGCGTTAGACTCTAATGAAAATGAAGCTGAAATAAAAAAAGCAATGCTTGAGCAGGCTTCAGAGGTAATATTGCTCGCAGATCATTCTAAATTTGATAAGAAAGCTTTTGTACAGCTGGCAGATTTGGAATGTATAGATTATCTTGTCACAGATCAAAAACCAAGTGAAGAATGGGTAAAATTTTGTGAGAAAAATTCCATAGAGCTCATCTACTAG
- a CDS encoding dicarboxylate/amino acid:cation symporter, translating to MKKERKAMSIVRKMLISVLAGFVVGFLCLFLKIQLINSGKSQIWEIINQIFFQDITVKEGINGIGIFFIIGNIFMSALQLGIVPLVLVSLSLAMCSIAQGNKLGKIAGKTILCFVIFYFVGAALAGTIAYTVKSYGLFNVSIPAVSLENSVTMEPYNPLTVIINAVPNNLASAFSSNNQILSVVVVAIVIGLCMQKIPEKTKSLREFLQAVYDIIQLYLDFLINKIAPVAIFCMIARTFAIYGVEYLRPIAAFVITGVLTGIFLVLTIYPIGIFITTGLSPWKFMKKIWKVGLFAAATNSSAATLPLNIRTCTEELGCSKEITSFVLPTGMTINMNGTTVMHMIATTFIATSAGIDITPSQLVMAALISVTTAMGCPAIPVAGTTMIFAVLSGLGFTSDACMIGYALVLAMNYPVGMAVITMNVVGDAATNVIVCAQEGELDRDIFNDNLRIAENN from the coding sequence ATGAAAAAAGAGAGAAAAGCAATGTCAATAGTCAGAAAAATGCTTATTTCTGTTTTGGCAGGTTTTGTAGTTGGTTTTCTATGCTTATTTTTAAAAATCCAACTTATAAACAGCGGTAAAAGTCAGATCTGGGAAATAATAAACCAGATATTTTTTCAGGATATTACCGTTAAGGAAGGTATTAACGGAATAGGAATATTCTTTATAATAGGAAATATTTTTATGAGTGCCCTGCAGCTGGGAATAGTTCCTTTGGTATTGGTATCATTAAGTCTTGCAATGTGCAGTATAGCTCAGGGAAATAAATTAGGCAAAATTGCAGGGAAAACTATTTTATGTTTTGTAATATTTTATTTTGTCGGAGCTGCTTTGGCAGGGACAATAGCTTATACAGTAAAGAGCTACGGACTATTTAATGTCAGTATTCCTGCTGTATCACTGGAAAACTCTGTTACGATGGAACCCTATAATCCGTTAACCGTAATTATTAATGCAGTTCCAAATAATCTGGCTTCGGCTTTCAGCTCTAATAACCAGATTTTATCAGTAGTGGTAGTCGCAATAGTAATCGGACTTTGTATGCAGAAAATTCCGGAAAAGACAAAGAGCTTAAGGGAGTTTTTACAGGCCGTGTATGATATTATACAGCTGTATTTGGATTTTTTGATAAATAAAATAGCGCCGGTTGCTATTTTTTGTATGATAGCCAGAACTTTTGCCATATATGGAGTAGAATATTTAAGACCAATAGCGGCATTTGTTATAACAGGTGTTCTTACCGGCATTTTTCTTGTATTAACTATTTATCCCATCGGGATTTTTATTACAACAGGTTTAAGTCCCTGGAAGTTTATGAAAAAAATATGGAAGGTAGGTCTTTTTGCTGCCGCAACTAACTCATCAGCAGCTACTTTGCCGCTGAATATAAGGACCTGTACAGAAGAACTGGGATGCAGTAAGGAGATTACCAGTTTTGTGCTTCCGACCGGTATGACTATTAACATGAACGGAACCACTGTTATGCATATGATAGCGACAACCTTTATTGCAACATCAGCCGGTATAGACATAACACCTTCACAGCTTGTTATGGCGGCTTTGATTTCTGTTACCACAGCAATGGGATGTCCCGCAATTCCTGTGGCCGGAACAACGATGATATTTGCGGTACTTTCCGGACTGGGATTTACCAGTGATGCATGTATGATCGGTTATGCACTTGTACTGGCAATGAATTACCCGGTGGGTATGGCTGTTATAACAATGAATGTAGTGGGGGATGCAGCGACAAATGTAATTGTGTGTGCACAGGAAGGTGAATTAGACAGGGATATTTTTAATGATAATTTACGTATCGCAGAAAATAATTAA